In the Corynebacterium suedekumii genome, one interval contains:
- a CDS encoding Type 1 glutamine amidotransferase-like domain-containing protein — MRLLLTSFLHPRLSEFVSGTVAYIPDAARSFGSVDQAPWINTERDGLRAAGLDLVELPLATTPPAEVDRVLGLVDAVYVAGGETFDLLWVLRSTGTDDILLRHVRAGLPYIGCSAGSVIAGPSIEPVSLLDSPSVAPELTDHTGLGLTDLVVIPHAQGDPPFPIDIIADTVRAYGQRWPLALLRDGRALLIDDDEVRLL, encoded by the coding sequence ATGAGACTGCTCCTGACCTCGTTCCTTCACCCCCGCCTGTCCGAGTTCGTCAGCGGGACGGTCGCCTACATCCCCGACGCCGCACGCTCCTTCGGCTCCGTCGACCAGGCGCCGTGGATCAACACCGAACGCGACGGACTCCGCGCCGCCGGACTGGACCTCGTGGAGCTGCCCCTGGCCACCACGCCGCCAGCGGAGGTCGACCGGGTGCTGGGGCTCGTCGACGCCGTCTACGTCGCGGGTGGCGAGACCTTCGACCTCCTGTGGGTCCTCCGCTCCACCGGCACCGACGACATCCTCCTGCGCCACGTCCGCGCCGGCCTGCCCTACATCGGCTGCTCCGCCGGCTCCGTCATCGCCGGGCCGAGCATTGAACCGGTGAGTCTGCTGGACTCGCCCTCGGTCGCGCCCGAGCTCACCGACCACACCGGCCTCGGGCTCACCGACCTCGTGGTCATCCCACACGCACAGGGCGACCCGCCGTTTCCCATCGACATCATCGCCGACACCGTCCGCGCCTACGGGCAACGTTGGCCGCTGGCCCTGCTCCGCGACGGCCGGGCCCTGCTCATCGACGACGACGAGGTCCGCCTACTCTAG
- a CDS encoding DUF6226 family protein produces MTTWWNDHNNRGHDPLTVEAVALLEDVEAAFRAQDPPSWPFPEDGARDEDYSVCADPRKFRMIIHRCLAWAQILEERGWATVVRERTGEEDWRITLTPRRPGALPVHLQGAAWIFDNGRAPMVEVAVADPPHPIADIPSCACDACDSGSDVLIEDLDKEIFSVVDGSFLIRTDGEHTATASSFGGGGWTSVDGTRTIDTQGAPWAENWSPRTPISLDPADLPPWPPPGFDDLPEDWPADPTR; encoded by the coding sequence ATGACCACCTGGTGGAACGACCACAACAACCGCGGGCACGATCCGCTGACGGTGGAGGCCGTGGCACTGCTCGAGGACGTCGAGGCCGCATTCCGGGCGCAGGACCCGCCGTCCTGGCCGTTCCCGGAGGATGGTGCGCGCGACGAGGACTACAGCGTGTGCGCCGACCCGCGGAAGTTCCGGATGATCATCCACCGGTGCCTGGCCTGGGCGCAGATCCTCGAGGAGCGCGGCTGGGCCACCGTGGTGCGGGAGCGGACGGGGGAGGAGGACTGGCGGATCACCCTCACACCGCGCCGACCGGGTGCGCTGCCGGTGCACCTGCAGGGGGCGGCCTGGATCTTCGACAACGGCCGGGCACCGATGGTTGAGGTCGCGGTCGCGGACCCGCCGCACCCGATCGCGGACATCCCCTCGTGCGCCTGCGACGCGTGCGACAGCGGTTCCGACGTCCTCATCGAGGACCTGGACAAGGAGATCTTCTCCGTCGTCGACGGTTCCTTCCTCATCCGTACGGACGGGGAGCACACCGCGACCGCGAGCTCGTTCGGCGGGGGCGGGTGGACCAGCGTCGACGGCACCCGGACCATCGACACGCAGGGCGCACCCTGGGCGGAGAACTGGTCGCCGCGCACCCCGATCTCGCTCGACCCGGCCGATCTGCCGCCGTGGCCGCCGCCGGGGTTCGATGACCTGCCGGAGGACTGGCCCGCCGACCCGACCCGGTGA
- the menE gene encoding o-succinylbenzoate--CoA ligase has protein sequence MTRVLEPLLIDAADPAAALPALEEAIAGRRTLLPVPVQDPARTALLKDSQHAGRAIEPTIALVVATSGSTGTPKGAQLTAVNLVASADATHQFLGGEGLWVLPMPAHHIAGIQVLVRSLVAGVDPICLDLSTGFHIGAFARAASEAATTSGRVYTSLTPMQLAKAMDTLQGIEALRVFDAVLVGGAAINPRLAQAAADLQITVVATYGSSETSGGCVYDGRPLPGAQVRVSGGRIHLGGPMIAHGYRNHAGHEAFAEPGWFATSDAGRIDAGVLTVTGRLDAVIDSGGLKLQPEVLEQAMLRIAGVDEVCVVGIPHPRLGQAIVAAYTGAATPGEVIEGLDDLPRWQLPKELRRVDALPVTGPGKVDRRGVEKLF, from the coding sequence GTGACCCGCGTTCTGGAACCCCTGCTCATCGACGCCGCCGACCCCGCCGCCGCCCTGCCCGCCCTGGAGGAGGCGATCGCCGGCCGGCGCACCCTGCTGCCGGTGCCGGTGCAGGATCCGGCGCGGACGGCGCTGCTCAAGGACTCCCAGCATGCGGGCCGCGCCATCGAACCCACGATCGCGCTGGTGGTGGCCACCTCCGGGTCGACCGGCACGCCGAAGGGGGCGCAGCTGACGGCGGTCAACCTCGTCGCGAGCGCAGATGCGACGCACCAGTTCCTCGGTGGGGAGGGCCTGTGGGTGCTGCCGATGCCGGCGCACCACATCGCGGGCATCCAGGTGCTGGTGCGGTCCCTGGTGGCGGGCGTCGATCCGATCTGTCTGGACCTGTCCACGGGGTTCCACATCGGTGCGTTCGCCCGGGCCGCGTCGGAGGCCGCGACGACGTCGGGCCGCGTCTACACCTCGCTGACCCCCATGCAGCTGGCGAAGGCGATGGACACGTTGCAGGGCATTGAGGCGCTGCGGGTCTTCGACGCGGTGCTGGTCGGTGGGGCGGCGATCAACCCGCGGCTGGCTCAGGCCGCGGCGGACCTGCAGATCACGGTGGTGGCCACGTACGGGTCCTCGGAGACCTCCGGCGGCTGTGTCTACGACGGCCGTCCGCTGCCCGGCGCGCAGGTGCGGGTGAGCGGCGGCCGCATCCACCTGGGTGGGCCGATGATCGCGCACGGCTACCGCAACCATGCGGGGCATGAGGCGTTCGCGGAGCCCGGCTGGTTCGCCACCTCGGACGCCGGGCGTATCGACGCCGGCGTGCTCACCGTCACCGGCCGCCTCGACGCCGTCATCGATTCCGGTGGGCTGAAACTCCAGCCGGAGGTGCTGGAGCAGGCGATGCTGCGGATCGCCGGGGTCGACGAGGTCTGTGTGGTGGGCATCCCGCATCCGCGGCTGGGCCAGGCCATCGTCGCCGCCTACACCGGCGCCGCGACGCCGGGTGAGGTCATCGAGGGCCTCGACGACCTGCCGCGGTGGCAGCTGCCGAAGGAACTGCGGCGGGTGGACGCGCTGCCGGTGACGGGGCCGGGGAAGGTGGACCGGCGCGGCGTCGAGAAGCTCTTCTAG
- a CDS encoding 1,4-dihydroxy-2-naphthoyl-CoA synthase yields MTYSTDNPYDASQWATVAGFEDLTDITYHRHVGTERKDGIVRIAFDRPEVRNAFRPHTVDELYRTLDHARRTPDVGVVLITGNGPSEKDGGWAFCSGGDQRIRGRSGYRYASGETADTVDEARTKVEGGRLHILEVQRLIRTMPKVVIAVVNGWAAGGGHSLHVICDLTIASRQEARFKQTDADVGSFDAGYGSAYLAKQVGQKFAREIFFLGRSYDAETMQRMGAVNIVADHGQLEEEAIQVAREINGKSPTAQRMLKFAFNLTDDGLMGQQVFAGEATRLAYMTDEAVEGKEAFLAKRAPDWDRFPFYY; encoded by the coding sequence ATGACCTACAGCACTGACAACCCCTACGACGCCTCCCAGTGGGCCACCGTGGCGGGTTTCGAGGACCTCACCGACATCACCTACCACCGCCACGTGGGCACCGAACGCAAGGACGGCATCGTCCGCATCGCCTTCGACCGGCCGGAGGTGCGCAACGCATTCCGCCCGCACACCGTCGACGAGCTCTACCGGACCCTCGACCACGCGCGGCGTACCCCGGACGTCGGCGTCGTGCTCATCACCGGCAACGGGCCGAGTGAGAAGGACGGCGGCTGGGCGTTCTGCTCCGGCGGTGACCAGCGCATCCGCGGCCGCTCCGGCTACCGCTACGCCTCCGGCGAGACCGCCGACACCGTCGACGAGGCCCGCACCAAGGTCGAGGGTGGGCGCCTGCACATCCTCGAGGTCCAGCGCCTGATCCGCACGATGCCGAAGGTGGTCATCGCCGTGGTCAACGGGTGGGCCGCCGGCGGCGGGCACTCCCTCCACGTCATCTGCGACCTCACCATCGCATCCCGCCAGGAGGCCCGCTTCAAGCAGACCGACGCCGACGTGGGTTCCTTCGACGCCGGGTACGGTTCCGCCTACCTGGCCAAGCAGGTGGGCCAGAAGTTCGCCCGCGAGATCTTCTTCCTCGGCCGCAGCTACGACGCCGAGACGATGCAGCGGATGGGTGCGGTCAACATCGTCGCCGACCACGGCCAGCTCGAGGAGGAGGCCATCCAGGTCGCCCGCGAGATCAACGGCAAGTCCCCGACCGCGCAGCGCATGCTCAAGTTCGCCTTCAATCTCACCGACGACGGCCTCATGGGCCAGCAGGTCTTCGCCGGCGAGGCGACGCGCCTGGCGTACATGACCGACGAAGCCGTGGAGGGCAAGGAGGCGTTCCTGGCAAAGCGCGCCCCCGACTGGGACCGTTTCCCCTTCTACTACTGA
- a CDS encoding YceI family protein — protein sequence MTQIVLQGDYDIDPDHTAVYIEARHAMVTKIRGVFDDWEGTFSVGENLHDLKLTATVRASSINTGVPPRDVHLRSADFLDVREYPEITFESTNAWLDDELHGKVEGTLTLKGIARHEVFTLTLGGADIDPFGKYRVGFEARTEINRRDYGVMFQTVLESGGVLVSDNVTIVIDGSIVYRDPEPESGAGEF from the coding sequence ATGACCCAGATCGTCCTCCAGGGTGACTACGACATCGACCCTGACCACACCGCGGTATACATCGAGGCCCGGCACGCCATGGTGACCAAGATCCGGGGCGTGTTCGACGACTGGGAGGGCACCTTCTCCGTCGGGGAGAACCTCCACGACCTCAAGCTGACCGCCACAGTCCGCGCATCCTCGATCAACACCGGCGTGCCGCCCCGCGACGTCCACCTGCGCAGCGCCGACTTCCTCGACGTCCGCGAATACCCCGAGATCACCTTCGAGTCCACCAACGCCTGGCTCGACGATGAACTGCACGGCAAGGTCGAGGGCACCCTCACACTCAAGGGGATCGCCCGGCACGAGGTGTTCACCCTCACCCTCGGCGGGGCGGACATCGACCCCTTCGGCAAGTACCGCGTCGGCTTCGAGGCCCGCACCGAGATCAACCGCCGCGACTACGGCGTCATGTTCCAGACCGTGCTCGAATCCGGCGGGGTGCTCGTCTCCGACAACGTCACCATCGTCATCGACGGCTCCATCGTCTACCGCGACCCGGAGCCGGAGTCGGGGGCCGGGGAGTTCTGA
- the menD gene encoding 2-succinyl-5-enolpyruvyl-6-hydroxy-3-cyclohexene-1-carboxylic-acid synthase has product MSNNEPSRNESSMDLAVRVAEQLSRHLSDVVLCPGSRNSPLSLALLARSDIRVHVRLDERSAAFLALGMARVQGRHVGVVMTSGTAVANTVPAMVEAHYSHTRLAVISADRPRRLQGTGASQTIDQVGLFGVYAETTQVESGGDIPAIAEAFTTTNQVHINVALENPLVGEELPAPQGSRTLRRSPVSTSTNHGEVAVDLDRNTLVIAGDEAWPVEGLEDVPTIAEPSAPAPDRPVHPLAAAIFRKQQVSANNYVVDTKPEQVIVVGHPTLHRDVLGLITDPDIELVTLSRTDDFTDPRPDATRGTTVKVTGRPSKQWLTICDAASELAADAVRTTLEDPEFGFTGLHAAAAVADTLGTGDTVLLGASNPVRDASWVGLPFDGVDTYAPRGAAGIDGSVSQAVGVALATQAAHPDEPRAPRTVALLGDVTFLHDVGGLLIGPNEPHPENLTIVVANDDGGGIFETLEIGAEPLRASFERAFGTPHGASISELCAGYGVAHREVTSLRELLDALMDTTEAPLGLSVIEARTTRTTRRALHRALQGKIAL; this is encoded by the coding sequence ATGTCGAACAACGAGCCGTCGCGAAACGAGTCCTCGATGGACCTGGCCGTCCGGGTGGCCGAGCAGCTGTCCCGTCACCTCAGTGATGTGGTGCTGTGCCCGGGGTCGCGGAACTCGCCGTTGAGCCTGGCGCTGCTGGCGCGCAGTGACATCCGGGTGCATGTGCGGCTGGATGAGCGCAGTGCGGCGTTCCTGGCGCTGGGGATGGCCCGGGTGCAGGGCAGGCATGTGGGGGTGGTGATGACGTCGGGGACGGCGGTGGCGAACACGGTGCCGGCGATGGTGGAGGCCCATTATTCGCACACGCGACTGGCGGTGATCAGTGCGGATCGGCCCCGACGGTTGCAGGGGACGGGGGCGAGCCAGACGATCGACCAGGTCGGCCTGTTCGGGGTGTACGCGGAGACCACCCAGGTGGAGTCCGGTGGGGACATCCCGGCCATCGCCGAGGCGTTCACCACGACCAACCAGGTCCACATCAACGTGGCGCTGGAGAACCCGTTGGTCGGTGAGGAGCTGCCGGCACCCCAGGGCAGCCGGACGCTGCGGCGTTCCCCGGTGTCCACCTCCACGAATCACGGCGAGGTCGCCGTGGACCTGGACAGGAACACCCTGGTCATCGCGGGGGATGAGGCCTGGCCGGTGGAGGGCCTGGAGGATGTTCCCACGATCGCGGAGCCGTCGGCACCGGCGCCGGACAGGCCGGTGCATCCGTTGGCGGCGGCGATCTTCCGTAAGCAGCAGGTCAGCGCGAACAACTACGTGGTGGACACGAAGCCGGAGCAGGTCATCGTGGTGGGCCATCCGACGCTGCACCGGGATGTGCTGGGGCTGATCACTGATCCGGACATCGAGCTGGTCACGCTGTCGCGCACCGACGACTTCACCGATCCCCGGCCGGACGCCACCCGTGGCACCACGGTGAAGGTCACGGGTCGACCGTCGAAGCAGTGGCTGACCATCTGTGACGCGGCCTCCGAGCTGGCGGCGGACGCGGTGCGGACGACGCTGGAGGATCCCGAGTTCGGGTTCACCGGTCTGCACGCGGCGGCGGCGGTGGCGGACACGCTGGGCACCGGCGACACGGTTCTGCTGGGGGCGTCGAATCCGGTGCGTGACGCCAGCTGGGTGGGGCTGCCGTTCGACGGGGTGGACACGTACGCGCCGCGGGGTGCGGCGGGCATTGACGGGTCGGTGTCCCAGGCCGTCGGTGTCGCACTGGCCACGCAGGCGGCGCACCCGGATGAGCCGCGCGCCCCGCGGACGGTGGCGCTGCTCGGGGACGTGACCTTCCTCCATGACGTCGGTGGGCTGCTCATCGGGCCGAATGAGCCGCACCCGGAGAACCTCACCATCGTCGTGGCCAACGATGACGGCGGCGGCATCTTCGAGACCCTGGAGATCGGCGCCGAGCCGCTGCGGGCGAGTTTCGAGCGGGCCTTCGGTACGCCCCACGGGGCGTCGATAAGCGAGCTGTGCGCCGGCTACGGCGTCGCCCACCGCGAGGTGACGTCCCTGCGGGAGCTTCTCGACGCCCTCATGGACACCACCGAAGCCCCCCTCGGCCTCAGCGTCATCGAGGCACGCACCACCCGCACCACGCGACGCGCGCTGCACCGGGCACTGCAGGGGAAGATCGCGTTGTGA
- a CDS encoding 4a-hydroxytetrahydrobiopterin dehydratase: MSDPKSILSPTEIDTQLPHDWKREGNTIHRQVETGDFTTGLGLLNKIGEAAETQDHHPDLFLTYGSVAITLYSHDVGGVTTRGIRTAETINGIITG; this comes from the coding sequence ATGAGCGATCCGAAGAGCATCCTGTCCCCCACCGAGATCGACACGCAGCTCCCGCACGACTGGAAGCGGGAGGGCAACACCATCCACCGGCAGGTCGAGACCGGCGACTTCACCACCGGCCTCGGCCTGCTCAACAAGATCGGGGAGGCCGCCGAGACCCAGGACCACCACCCCGACCTGTTCCTCACCTACGGTTCGGTGGCCATCACCCTCTACAGCCACGACGTCGGCGGAGTGACCACCCGGGGCATCCGGACGGCGGAGACCATCAACGGGATCATTACCGGCTGA
- a CDS encoding DUF3592 domain-containing protein, which yields MLRRRLHQVVMALFIGGIFGCLAMVGGAVINDRTIESDRGRSLATVTDTGWLRTTVDYRDEEGIYHSPQTGLLYPTGLGEGQQVWVNYARSEPELVKVEGREWTLSLLPALSMAAVVAVVAGLLWWLVSRVTRRTASSPEVRPE from the coding sequence ATGCTGCGCCGGCGCCTGCACCAGGTGGTCATGGCGCTGTTCATCGGCGGGATCTTCGGGTGCCTCGCCATGGTGGGCGGGGCGGTGATCAACGACCGGACGATCGAGTCCGACCGGGGGCGCTCACTGGCCACCGTCACCGACACCGGCTGGCTGCGCACCACCGTGGACTACCGCGACGAGGAGGGCATCTACCATTCCCCGCAGACCGGGCTGCTCTACCCGACCGGGCTGGGGGAGGGGCAGCAGGTGTGGGTCAACTACGCGCGGAGCGAGCCGGAATTGGTGAAGGTGGAGGGCCGCGAATGGACCCTGTCACTGCTGCCCGCGTTGAGCATGGCGGCTGTCGTGGCCGTCGTGGCGGGGCTATTGTGGTGGCTGGTGAGTCGCGTCACCCGGCGGACGGCGAGTTCACCGGAAGTTCGCCCAGAGTAA
- a CDS encoding o-succinylbenzoate synthase, translating to MHVDDILDRAHVVALPMAVRFRGVDIREALLIDGPAGWGEFSPFLEYGARESSAWLRAGLEAAYEGFPAPLRDTVEVNATVPAVTADAVPEVLARFAGCRVIKVKVAEKGQTLDDDIARVNAVRDHVPGAVIRVDANRGWTVTEAVAAAHELGPLDYLEQPCATVEELAEVRRALMRSGIFARVAADESIRRSDDPYRVAELQAADVAVVKVAPLGGVRRVLQLATDLRARHMDITVASALDTAVGMNAGLAAVAALPVLSDDDDMDVPPAAAGLATGSLFLEDVAEPRELVDGHLPVAPVTPDPDRLETLAAPADRRDRWFDRLRDAHRYL from the coding sequence ATGCACGTCGACGACATCCTGGACCGCGCCCACGTTGTAGCCCTGCCGATGGCGGTGCGCTTCCGCGGGGTGGACATCCGCGAGGCACTGCTTATCGACGGCCCCGCGGGCTGGGGTGAGTTCTCCCCCTTCCTCGAGTACGGGGCACGGGAATCCTCCGCCTGGCTGCGCGCCGGGCTCGAGGCCGCCTACGAGGGCTTCCCCGCACCGCTGCGCGACACAGTCGAGGTCAACGCCACCGTCCCCGCCGTGACCGCCGACGCCGTGCCGGAGGTGCTGGCCCGGTTCGCCGGGTGCCGCGTGATCAAGGTCAAGGTCGCCGAGAAGGGTCAGACGCTCGACGACGACATCGCCCGCGTCAATGCGGTCCGCGACCACGTCCCCGGTGCCGTCATCCGCGTCGACGCCAATCGGGGCTGGACCGTGACCGAGGCCGTGGCCGCGGCGCACGAGCTCGGACCGCTGGACTACCTCGAACAGCCCTGCGCCACCGTCGAGGAACTCGCCGAGGTCCGCCGCGCCCTCATGCGTTCCGGCATCTTCGCCCGCGTCGCCGCCGACGAATCCATCCGCCGCAGCGACGACCCCTACCGCGTCGCCGAGCTGCAGGCCGCCGACGTCGCCGTGGTCAAGGTCGCCCCCCTCGGCGGGGTCCGCCGCGTCCTGCAGCTGGCCACCGACCTCCGGGCCCGCCACATGGACATCACCGTCGCCTCCGCCCTCGACACCGCCGTCGGCATGAACGCCGGACTCGCCGCCGTCGCAGCGCTGCCGGTGCTCTCCGACGACGATGACATGGACGTCCCGCCCGCCGCCGCCGGCCTCGCCACCGGGTCGCTGTTCCTCGAGGACGTCGCCGAACCCCGCGAACTCGTCGACGGGCACCTGCCCGTCGCACCCGTCACCCCCGACCCGGACCGGCTCGAGACACTCGCCGCCCCCGCCGATCGTCGCGACCGGTGGTTCGACCGCCTCCGCGACGCCCACCGGTATCTGTAA
- a CDS encoding glycosyltransferase family 4 protein → MRVAIVAESFLPNVNGVTNSVLRVLEHLHREGHEAVVVAPGARDFEEEIGDYLGFEIVRVPTVRVPLIDSLPVGVPNATVTEVLREFNPDIIHLASPFVLGAAGAFAARQLRIPAVALYQTDVAGFATKYHLRPLATAAWDWTRTIHNMCQMTLAPSSLTIAELEQHGIQGVRHWGRGVDAVRFHPDKRSPQLRRQWDPTGRKRIVGFVGRLAPEKGVHRLVSLHGRRDIQLVIVGDGPSRPELESMLPGAVFTGALGGDELAAAYASLDLFVHAGEFETFCQAIQEAQASGVPTIGPRAGGPVDLIQGRYNGMLLDVDTFTADLPAAAEWLLHPERHDQLRRNARVSVRSKTWEALCTQLMGYYTEVIENTRRVPLTFFGPRPELPLWAARALGARVA, encoded by the coding sequence ATGCGTGTAGCGATCGTTGCCGAGTCTTTCCTGCCCAACGTCAACGGAGTCACCAACTCGGTGCTCCGCGTCCTCGAGCACCTGCACCGGGAAGGGCACGAGGCGGTCGTCGTGGCGCCGGGTGCCCGGGACTTCGAGGAGGAGATCGGCGACTACCTCGGTTTCGAGATCGTCCGCGTCCCCACCGTCCGCGTCCCGCTCATCGACTCGCTGCCCGTCGGGGTCCCCAACGCCACCGTCACCGAGGTGCTGCGCGAGTTCAACCCGGACATCATCCACCTGGCCAGCCCCTTCGTCCTCGGTGCGGCCGGCGCCTTCGCCGCCCGGCAGCTGCGGATCCCGGCGGTGGCCCTCTACCAGACGGACGTCGCCGGATTCGCCACGAAGTATCACCTGCGACCGTTGGCGACCGCCGCCTGGGACTGGACCCGCACGATCCACAACATGTGCCAGATGACGCTCGCACCCTCGTCCCTGACCATCGCCGAGCTGGAACAGCACGGCATCCAGGGGGTGCGCCACTGGGGCCGCGGCGTCGACGCCGTCCGCTTCCACCCCGACAAGCGCTCGCCGCAGCTGCGCCGTCAGTGGGATCCCACCGGACGCAAACGCATCGTCGGTTTCGTCGGTCGGCTGGCCCCGGAGAAGGGTGTGCACCGCCTCGTCTCCCTGCACGGGCGACGCGACATCCAGCTGGTCATCGTCGGCGACGGGCCGTCGCGTCCGGAGCTGGAGTCGATGCTGCCGGGCGCGGTGTTCACCGGGGCCCTCGGCGGCGATGAGCTGGCGGCGGCGTACGCGTCACTCGACCTGTTCGTCCACGCCGGCGAGTTCGAGACCTTCTGCCAGGCGATCCAGGAGGCCCAGGCGTCGGGCGTGCCCACCATCGGCCCCCGCGCCGGCGGGCCCGTCGACCTCATCCAGGGCCGCTACAACGGCATGCTCCTCGACGTGGACACCTTCACCGCGGACCTGCCGGCCGCCGCCGAGTGGCTGCTGCACCCGGAGCGGCACGACCAGCTGCGCCGCAACGCCCGGGTGTCCGTCCGGTCGAAGACCTGGGAGGCCCTGTGCACCCAGCTGATGGGCTACTACACCGAGGTCATCGAGAACACCCGCCGGGTCCCGCTCACC